A window of Echeneis naucrates chromosome 13, fEcheNa1.1, whole genome shotgun sequence contains these coding sequences:
- the LOC115053370 gene encoding extracellular calcium-sensing receptor-like, with protein MPEPLRCTGSVDSRELRFARAMVFAIDEINNSSELLPDIRLGYQIQDSCASVPMTMRAAFQLSNGLDPVFLTGDHCSPHGTVLGIVGESGSTPSISMSRVIGPFNIPQVSHYATCACLSDKQQYPSFFRTIPSDQFQADALAKLVKHFGWTWIGAVRSDSDYGNNGMASFLDAAHRAGICVEYSESFYRTHPRSRIQRVADVIRRSTAVVVVAFAASGDMKILFNELSKKPSPPRQWIGSESWITDPDLLRFSFCVGAVGIGIQQSVIPGLRDFLLDLSPTKVAASPVLTEFWEDAFKCRLDKSLAAGERVCDGSEDMQTLKSPYTDTSQLRITNMVYKAVYAIAHAIHNAVCQKTNSTTQCDKFARIESKQVFTELKKVNFSQNGYDVSFDANGDPVARYELVNWQISKSGSTEFVTVGHYDASLPAGQEFYINRNLTWVEGSTQVPVSVCTDSCPAGTRKVLQKGKPICCYDCVACPEGEISNTTDSPDCFPCPKEFWPNAERNTCVPKPVEFLSFDEILGIILAAFSVSGAFLAVITAAVFFRHRTSPIVKANNSELSFLLLLSLTLCFLCSLTFIGRPSEWSCMLRHTAFGITFVLCISCVLGKTIVVLMAFRATLPGSNVMKWFGTTQQRMTVVFFTFIQVLICTIWLVLSPPFPVKNLTTYKEKIILECALGSAVGFWAVLGYIGLLAVFCFVLAVLARKLPDNFNEAKFITFSMLIFCAVWLTFIPAYVSSPGKFTVAVEIFAILASSFGLIFCIFAPKCFIILLKPEKNTKKHLMNKN; from the exons ATGCCTGAGCCACTACGGTGTACAGGGAG CGTCGACTCTCGTGAACTGCGCTTCGCACGTGCGATGGTGTTCGCCATCGATGAGATTAACAACAGCTCGGAGCTGCTGCCGGACATCCGGCTCGGTTATCAGATACAGGACTCTTGTGCGTCGGTGCCCATGACGATGCGCGCGGCATTCCAGCTTTCAAACGGCCTGGATCCGGTATTTCTCACCGGGGATCACTGCTCGCCTCACGGCACGGTCCTGGGTATCGTTGGTGAGTCTGGCTCCACGCCATCCATCAGCATGTCACGCGTCATCGGCCCCTTTAACATCCCTCAG GTGAGTCACTATGCCACTTGCGCATGCCTGTCCGATAAGCAGCAGTACCCCAGTTTCTTCAGGACAATCCCCAGTGATCAGTTCCAGGCTGATGCTCTGGCCAAACTGGTCAAACACTTTGGCTGGACTTGGATCGGTGCTGTGCGCTCGGACTCGGACTATGGCAACAATGGGATGGCGTCCTTTTTGGACGCGGCGCACAGAGCAGGGATCTGTGTGGAGTATTCAGAGTCTTTCTATCGGACCCACCCACGCAGCAGGATCCAGAGAGTGGCTGATGTCATCCGCAG gTCAACAGCTGTGGTCGTTGTGGCATTTGCAGCTTCTGGAGACATGAAAATCTTGTTTAATGAGCTGTCAAAGAAACCTTCCCCACCTCGCCAGTGGATAGGCAGTGAATCCTGGATAACCGACCCAGACCTGTTAAGGTTCTCCTTCTGTGTTGGAGCCGTTGGAATTGGCATCCAGCAATCTGTCATCCCAGGTCTGAGAGACTTCCTGCTGGATCTGAGTCCCACTAAAGTGGCTGCCTCCCCAGTGCTGACTGAGTTCTGGGAGGATGCGTTCAAATGCAGACTGGACAAAA GTTTAGCAGCAGGCGAGCGTGTGTGTGATGGAAGTGAAGACATGCAGACTCTAAAGAGCCCGTACACTGACACATCTCAGCTCAGAATCACCAACATGGTTTACAAGGCTGTTTATGCAATAGCACATGCTATTCACAACGCAGTGTGTCAGAAAACGAATTCTACAACTCAGTGTGACAAGTTTGCCAGAATAGAGTCCAAACAG GttttcactgagctgaagaaagtCAATTTTTCCCAGAATGGTTATGATGTGTCATTTGATGCCAACGGGGATCCTGTGGCCAGATATGAATTGGTCAACTGGCAAATAAGTAAGAGTGGTAGCACTGAGTTTGTGACAGTCGGACACTACGATGCATCGCTGCCAGCGGGACAGGAGTTCTATATCAACAGAAACCTCACCTGGGTGGAGGGAAGCACACAA GTGCCTGTGTCAGTGTGCACTGACAGTTGTCCTGCAGGAACCCGTAAAgtgctgcagaaaggaaaaccCATCTGCTGTTATGATTGTGTAGCATGTCCAGAGGGCGAGATTAGCAATACTACAG attctcCTGACTGTTTTCCTTGTCCAAAGGAGTTCTGGCCTAATGCGGAGAGAAACACTTGTGTTCCCAAGCCTGTAGAGTTTCTTTCCTTCGATGAGATCCTGGGAATCATCCTGGCTGCTTTCTCAGTTAGTGGTGCTTTTCTGGCCGTGATAACAGCTGCTGTATTCTTTCGTCACAGGACGTCCCCGATTGTGAAGGCAAATAACTCTGAATTgagcttcctgctgctcctctctctcactctgtgtttcctgtgttctcTGACCTTCATCGGTCGGCCCTCTGAGTGGTCCTGCATGCTGCGCCACACAGCATTCGGCATCACCTTCGTCCTCTGTATCTCCTGCGTTCTGGGGAAAACTATTGTGGTGCTAATGGCCTTCAGAGCTACACTTCCAGGCAGTAATGTGATGAAGTGGTTTGGTACTACACAGCAGAGAATGACTGTAGTGTTCTTTACTTTTATTCAAGTTTTGATATGTACCATTTGGTTGGTTCTTAGCCCCCCTTTTCCAGTGAAAAACCTGACCACTTACAAGGAGAAAATCATCCTGGAGTGTGCATTAGGCTCAGCTGTTGGGTTCTGGGCTGTACTTGGGTACATAGGCCTGCTAGCTGTCTTTTGCTTTGTGTTAGCAGTGCTAGCTCGTAAACTGCCTGATAAttttaatgaagccaaattCATCACCTTCAGCATGTTAATATTCTGCGCAGTCTGGCTCACCTTTATCCCGGCTTATGTCAGCTCTCCTGGGAAGTTCACTGTGGCTGTGGAGATATTTGCCATTCTGGCCTCGAGCTTTGGACTgattttttgtatatttgctCCAAAGTGTTTCATTATATTGTTGAAGCCTGAGAAGAACACCAAGaaacatttaatgaataaaaactag
- the LOC115052631 gene encoding extracellular calcium-sensing receptor-like — MPEPLRCTGSINSRELRFSRAMVFAIDEINNSSELLPDIRLGYQIQDSCASVPMTMRAAFQLSNGLDPVFLTGDHCSPHGTVLGIVGESGSTPSISMSRVIGPFNIPQVSHFATCACLSDKQQYPSFFRTIPSDQFQADALAKLVKHFGWTWIGAVRSDSDYGNNGMASFLDAAHRAGICVEYSESFYRTHPRSRIQRVADVIRRSTAVVVVAFAASGDMKILFNELSKKPSPPRQWIGSESWITDPDLLRFSFCVGAVGIGIQQSVIPGLRDFLLDLSPTKVAASPVLTEFWEDAFKCRLDKSLAAGERVCDGSEDMQTLKSPYTDTSQLRITNMVYKAVYAIAHAIHNAVCQKTNSTTQCDKFARIESKQVFTELKKVNFSQNGYDVSFDANGDPVARYELVNWQISKSGSTEFVTVGHYDASLPAGQEFHINRNITWVEGSTQVPVSVCTDSCPAGTRKVLQKGKPICCYDCVACPEGEISNTTDSLDCFPCPKEFWPNAERNTCVPKPVEFLSFDEILGIILAAFSVSGAFLAVITAAVFFRHRTSPIVKANNSELSFLLLLSLTLCFLCSLTFIGRPSEWSCMLRHTAFGITFVLCISCVLGKTIVVLMAFRATLPGSNVMKWFGTTQQRMTVVFFTFIQVLICTIWLVLSPPFPVKNLTTYKEKIILECALGSAVGFWAVLGYIGLLAVFCFVLAVLARKLPDNFNEAKFITFSMLIFCAVWLTFIPAYVSSPGKFTVAVEIFAILASSFGLIFCIFAPKCFIILLKPEKNTKKHLMNKN, encoded by the exons ATGCCTGAGCCACTACGGTGTACAGGGAG CATCAACTCTCGTGAACTGCGCTTCTCACGTGCGATGGTGTTCGCCATCGATGAGATTAACAACAGCTCGGAGCTGCTGCCGGACATCCGGCTCGGTTATCAGATACAGGACTCTTGTGCGTCGGTGCCCATGACGATGCGCGCGGCATTCCAGCTTTCAAACGGCCTGGATCCGGTATTTCTCACCGGGGATCACTGCTCGCCTCACGGCACGGTCCTGGGTATCGTTGGTGAGTCTGGCTCCACGCCATCCATCAGTATGTCACGCGTCATCGGCCCCTTTAACATCCCACAa GTGAGCCACTTTGCCACTTGCGCATGCCTGTCCGATAAGCAGCAGTACCCCAGTTTCTTCAGGACAATCCCCAGTGATCAGTTCCAGGCTGATGCTCTGGCCAAACTGGTCAAACACTTTGGCTGGACTTGGATCGGTGCTGTGCGCTCGGACTCGGACTATGGCAACAATGGGATGGCGTCCTTTTTGGACGCGGCGCACAGAGCAGGGATCTGTGTGGAGTATTCAGAGTCTTTCTATCGGACCCACCCACGCAGCAGGATCCAGAGAGTGGCTGATGTCATCCGCAG gTCAACAGCTGTGGTCGTTGTGGCATTTGCAGCTTCTGGAGACATGAAAATCTTGTTTAATGAGCTGTCAAAGAAACCTTCCCCACCTCGCCAGTGGATAGGCAGTGAATCCTGGATAACCGACCCAGACCTGTTAAGGTTCTCCTTCTGTGTTGGAGCCGTTGGAATTGGCATCCAGCAATCTGTCATCCCAGGTCTGAGAGACTTCCTGCTGGATCTGAGTCCCACTAAAGTGGCTGCCTCCCCAGTGCTGACTGAGTTCTGGGAGGATGCGTTCAAATGCAGACTGGACAAAA GTTTAGCAGCAGGCGAGCGTGTGTGTGATGGAAGTGAAGACATGCAGACTCTAAAGAGCCCGTACACTGACACATCTCAGCTCAGAATCACCAACATGGTTTACAAGGCCGTTTATGCAATAGCACATGCTATTCACAACGCAGTGTGTCAGAAAACGAATTCTACAACTCAGTGTGACAAGTTTGCCAGAATAGAGTCCAAACAG GttttcactgagctgaagaaagtCAATTTTTCCCAGAATGGTTATGATGTGTCATTTGATGCCAACGGGGATCCTGTGGCCAGATATGAATTGGTCAACTGGCAAATAAGTAAGAGTGGTAGCACTGAGTTTGTGACAGTCGGACACTACGATGCATCGCTGCCAGCGGGACAGGAGTTCCATATCAACAGAAACATCACCTGGGTGGAGGGAAGCACACAA GTGCCTGTGTCAGTGTGCACTGACAGTTGTCCTGCAGGAACCCGTAAAgtgctgcagaaaggaaaaccCATCTGCTGTTATGATTGTGTAGCATGTCCAGAGGGCGAGATTAGCAATACTACAG attctcTTGACTGTTTTCCTTGTCCAAAGGAGTTCTGGCCTAATGCGGAGAGAAACACTTGTGTTCCCAAGCCTGTAGAGTTTCTTTCCTTCGATGAGATCCTGGGAATCATCCTGGCTGCTTTCTCAGTTAGTGGTGCTTTTCTGGCCGTGATAACAGCTGCTGTATTCTTTCGTCACAGGACGTCCCCGATTGTGAAGGCAAATAACTCTGAATTgagcttcctgctgctcctctctctcactctgtgtttcctgtgttctcTGACCTTCATCGGTCGGCCCTCTGAGTGGTCCTGCATGCTGCGCCACACAGCATTCGGCATCACCTTCGTCCTCTGTATCTCCTGCGTTCTGGGGAAAACTATCGTGGTGCTTATGGCCTTCAGAGCTACACTTCCAGGCAGTAATGTGATGAAGTGGTTTGGTACTACACAGCAGAGAATGACTGTAGTGTTCTTTACTTTTATTCAAGTTTTGATATGTACCATTTGGTTGGTTCTTAGCCCCCCTTTTCCAGTGAAAAACCTGACCACTTACAAGGAGAAAATCATCCTGGAGTGTGCATTAGGCTCAGCTGTTGGGTTCTGGGCTGTACTTGGGTACATAGGCCTGCTAGCTGTCTTTTGCTTTGTGTTAGCAGTGCTAGCTCGTAAACTGCCTGATAAttttaatgaagccaaattCATCACCTTCAGCATGCTGATATTCTGTGCAGTCTGGCTCACCTTTATCCCGGCTTATGTCAGCTCTCCTGGGAAGTTCACTGTGGCTGTGGAGATATTTGCCATTCTGGCCTCGAGCTTTGGACTgattttttgtatatttgctCCAAAGTGTTTCATTATATTGTTGAAGCCTGAGAAGAACACCAAGaaacatttaatgaataaaaactag
- the LOC115052633 gene encoding extracellular calcium-sensing receptor-like, protein MPEPLRCTGSVDSRELRFARAMVFAIDEINNSSELLPDIRLGYQIQDSCASVPMTMRAAFQLSNGLDPVFLTGDHCSPHGTVLGIVGESGSTPSISMSRVIGPFNIPQVSHFATCACLSDKQQYPSFFRTIPSDQFQADALAKLVKHFGWTWIGAVRSDSDYGNNGMASFLDAAHRAGICVEYSESFYRTHPRSRIQRVADVIRRSTAVVVVAFAASGDMKILFNELSKKPSPPRQWIGTESWVTNPDMLRFSFCVGAVGFSIQQSVIPGLRDFLLDLSPTKVAASPVLTEFWEDAFKCRLDKSLAAGERVCDGSEDMQTLKSPYTDTSQLRITNMVYKAVYAIAHAIHNAVCQKTNSTTQCDKFARIESKQVFTELKKVNFSQNGYDVSFDANGDPVARYELVNWQISKSGSTEFVTVGHYDASLPAGQEFHINRNLTWVEGSTQVPVSVCTDSCPAGTRKVLQKGKPICCYDCVACPEGEISNTTDSLDCFPCPKEFWPNAERNTCVPKPVEFLSFDEILGIILAAFSVSGAFLAVITAAVFFRHRTSPIVKANNSELSFLLLLSLTLCFLCSLTFIGRPSEWSCMLRHTAFGITFVLCISCVLGKTIVVLMAFRATLPGSNVMKWFGTTQQRMTVVFFTFIQVLICTIWLVLSPPFPVKNLTTYKEKIILECALGSAVGFWAVLGYIGLLAVFCFVLAVLARKLPDNFNEAKFITFSMLIFCAVWLTFIPAYVSSPGKFTVAVEIFAILASSFGLIFCIFAPKCFIILLKPEKNTKKHLMNKN, encoded by the exons ATGCCTGAGCCACTACGGTGTACAGGGAG CGTCGACTCTCGTGAACTGCGCTTCGCACGTGCGATGGTGTTCGCCATCGATGAGATTAACAACAGCTCGGAGCTGCTGCCGGACATCCGGCTCGGTTATCAGATACAGGACTCTTGTGCGTCGGTGCCCATGACGATGCGCGCGGCATTCCAGCTTTCAAACGGCCTGGATCCGGTATTTCTCACCGGGGATCACTGCTCGCCTCACGGCACGGTCCTGGGTATCGTTGGTGAGTCTGGCTCCACGCCATCCATCAGCATGTCACGCGTCATCGGCCCCTTTAACATCCCACAa GTGAGCCACTTTGCCACTTGCGCATGCCTGTCCGATAAGCAGCAGTACCCCAGTTTCTTCAGGACAATCCCCAGTGATCAGTTCCAGGCTGATGCTCTGGCCAAACTGGTCAAACACTTTGGCTGGACTTGGATCGGTGCTGTGCGCTCGGACTCGGACTATGGCAACAATGGGATGGCGTCCTTTTTGGACGCGGCGCACAGAGCAGGGATCTGTGTGGAGTATTCAGAGTCTTTCTATCGGACCCACCCACGCAGCAGGATCCAGAGAGTGGCTGATGTCATCCGCAG gTCAACAGCTGTGGTCGTTGTGGCATTTGCAGCTTCTGGAGACATGAAAATCTTGTTTAATGAGCTGTCAAAGAAACCTTCCCCACCGCGCCAGTGGATAGGCACTGAATCCTGGGTAACCAACCCAGACATGCTAAGGTTCTCCTTCTGTGTTGGAGCCGTTGGGTTTAGCATCCAGCAATCTGTCATCCCAGGTCTGAGAGACTTCCTGCTGGATCTGAGTCCCACTAAAGTGGCTGCCTCCCCAGTGCTGACTGAGTTCTGGGAGGATGCGTTCAAATGCAGACTGGACAAAA GTTTAGCAGCAGGCGAGCGTGTGTGTGATGGAAGTGAAGACATGCAGACTCTAAAGAGCCCGTACACTGACACATCTCAGCTCAGAATCACCAACATGGTTTACAAGGCCGTTTATGCAATAGCACATGCTATTCACAACGCAGTGTGTCAGAAAACTAATTCTACAACTCAGTGTGACAAGTTTGCCAGAATAGAGTCCAAACAG GttttcactgagctgaagaaagtCAATTTTTCCCAGAATGGTTATGATGTGTCATTTGATGCCAACGGGGATCCTGTGGCCAGATATGAATTGGTCAACTGGCAAATAAGTAAGAGTGGTAGCACTGAGTTTGTGACAGTCGGACACTACGATGCATCGCTGCCAGCGGGACAGGAGTTCCATATCAACAGAAACCTCACCTGGGTGGAGGGAAGCACACAA GTGCCTGTGTCAGTGTGCACTGACAGTTGTCCTGCAGGAACCCGTAAAgtgctgcagaaaggaaaaccCATCTGCTGTTATGATTGTGTAGCATGTCCAGAGGGCGAGATTAGCAATACTACAG attctcTTGACTGTTTTCCTTGTCCAAAGGAGTTCTGGCCTAATGCGGAGAGAAACACTTGTGTTCCCAAGCCTGTAGAGTTTCTTTCCTTCGATGAGATCCTGGGAATCATCCTGGCTGCTTTCTCAGTTAGTGGTGCTTTTCTGGCCGTGATAACAGCTGCTGTATTCTTTCGTCACAGGACGTCCCCGATTGTGAAGGCAAATAACTCTGAATTGAGCTTCCTactgctcctctctctcactctgtgtttcctgtgttctcTGACCTTCATCGGTCGGCCCTCTGAGTGGTCCTGCATGCTGCGCCACACAGCATTCGGCATCACCTTCGTCCTCTGTATCTCCTGCGTTCTGGGGAAAACTATTGTGGTGCTTATGGCCTTCAGAGCTACACTTCCAGGCAGTAATGTGATGAAGTGGTTTGGTACTACACAGCAGAGAATGACTGTAGTGTTCTTTACTTTTATTCAAGTTTTGATATGTACCATTTGGTTGGTTCTTAGCCCCCCTTTTCCAGTGAAAAACCTGACCACTTACAAGGAGAAAATCATCCTGGAGTGTGCATTAGGCTCAGCTGTTGGGTTCTGGGCTGTACTTGGGTACATAGGCCTGCTAGCTGTCTTTTGCTTTGTGTTAGCAGTGCTAGCTCGTAAACTGCCTGATAAttttaatgaagccaaattCATCACCTTCAGCATGCTGATATTCTGCGCAGTCTGGCTCACCTTTATCCCGGCTTATGTCAGCTCTCCTGGGAAGTTCACTGTGGCTGTGGAGATATTTGCCATTCTGGCCTCGAGCTTTGGACTgattttttgtatatttgctCCAAAGTGTTTCATTATATTGTTGAAGCCTGAGAAGAACACCAAGAAacatttaatgaacaaaaaCTAG
- the LOC115052586 gene encoding extracellular calcium-sensing receptor-like — protein MYKPGDVVLGGLFEVHYTSVFPELSFTSEPSQPRCEGFDPPGFRHAISMAFAIDEINKNSMLLPNITLGYNLYDNCASLGIGFRASLSLASGQEEKFVFNEVCAGAPPVLGIVGDVYSTFTIAMSSVTGLYKLPIVSYFATCSCLSDRQRFPSFFRTIPSDTFQVRAMIQILKHFGWTWAGLLISDDDYGLHAARSFQSDLGPAGGGCLAYTEILPWGNNPGELRRIVDVMKKSTARVVIVFAHESHMIELMEEVVRQNVTGLQWIASEAWTTVAVLQTPHLMPYLGGTLSIAIRRGEIPGLREFMLNIKPDLNHNNTSGNNMVNQFWEYTFQCRFAPPPAGWVEAGGPLCTGKEDLGSAESELLNVSEFRPEYNVYKAVYALAYALHELLQCEPGRGPFSGNSCASFQRQEPWQLLHYLQKVNFTTSFGDEVSFDGNGDALPIYDIMNWQWLPDGRVEVKNVGEVKKSASGGEELIVDENKIFWNFKPKKPPHSVCSESCPPGTRRARKKGEPECCFDCILCSEGKISNKSDSTECISCPEDFWSSPQRDLCVPKKTEFLSYHEPLGICLTATSLLGTFICAVVLAIFTHHRSTPMVRANNSELSFLLLVSLKLCFLCSLLFIGHPRLWTCQLRHAAFGISFVLCVSCILVKTMVVLAVFKASKPGGGASLKWFGAVQQRGTVLVLTSVQAAICTAWLVSASPVPHKNTQYHNDKIVYECVVGSTIGFAVLLGYIGLLALLSFLLAFLARNLPDNFNEAKLITFSMLIFCAVWVAFVPAYISSPGKYADAVEVFAILASSFGLLLALFGPKCYIILLRPERNTKKAIMGRATTN, from the exons ATGTACAAGCCTGGTGATGTGGTTCTGGGTGGGCTGTTTGAAGTCCACTACACTTCTGTCTTCCCTGAGCTTTCCTTCACCTCAGAGCCAAGTCAACCACGTTGTGAAGG CTTTGACCCTCCAGGGTTCAGACATGCCATATCCATGGCCTTTGCTATTGATGAGATCAACAAAAACTCCATGCTGCTACCAAATATAACTCTTGGATACAATCTGTATGACAACTGTGCTTCACTGGGCATTGGTTTCCGTGCTTCACTGTCACTGGCCAGCGGTCAAgaggaaaagtttgtttttaatgaagtcTGTGCTGGGGCACCTCCAGTCCTGGGGATTGTGGGTGATGTATACTCAACATTTACAATTGCCATGTCAAGTGTGACAGGTTTATACAAACTGCCCATT GTGAGTTACTTTGCCACATGTTCCTGCCTCAGTGATCGGCAACGCTTTCCATCCTTCTTCAGAACAATACCAAGTGATACTTTCCAG GTGCGAGCTATGATTCAGATTCTGAAACACTTTGGCTGGACTTGGGCAGGTCTGCTGatcagtgatgatgattatgGACTTCATGCCGCCCGATCCTTCCAGTCTGACCTGGGTCCAGCTGGTGGTGGCTGTCTGGCCTACACAGAGATTTTGCCCTGGGGCAACAATCCAGGTGAATTAAGGAGAATTGTGGACGTGATGAAGAAATCCACAGCCCGTGTCGTCATTGTGTTTGCACACGAAAGTCACATGATTGAGCTCATGGAAGAG GTGGTGAGGCAGAATGTGACAGGCCTGCAGTGGATTGCCAGTGAAGCCTGGACTACAGTTGCTGTGCTCCAGACCCCCCACCTCATGCCGTACCTGGGGGGAACACTGAGCATTGCCATCAGACGAGGAGAAATACCAGGACTGAGGGAGTTCATGTTAAATATAAAACCTGACCTAAACCACAACAACACGTCAGGAAATAACATG GTAAACCAGTTTTGGGAATACACATTTCAGTGTAGATTTGCTCCACCTCCAGCAGGTTGGGTGGAAGCTGGAGGGCCGCTATGCACTGGAAAGGAAGACCTCGGGAGTGCGGAGAGTGAGTTGTTGAATGTGTCAGAGTTCAGGCCGGAGTACAATGTGTACAAAGCTGTGTACGCTCTGGCATATGCTCttcatgagctgctgcagtgtgagccaGGCAGAGGTCCTTTCAGTGGGAACAGCTGTGCCAGTTTTCAAAGGCAGGAGCCCTGGCAG CTTTTACATTATTTGCAGAAAGTGAATTTCACCACCTCATTTGGTGATGAAGTGTCATTTGATGGAAATGGTGATGCCTTACCAATCTATGACATCATGAACTGGCAGTGGCTCCCTGATGGCAGGGTTGAAGTTAAAAATGTGGGAGAAGTGAAGAAATCAGCCTCTGGAGGCGAAGAGCTCAttgttgatgaaaacaaaatcttcTGGAACTTTAAACCAAAaaag CCTCCCCACTCAGTGTGCAGTGAGAGCTGTCCTCCAGGGACCCGCAGGGCCAGAAAGAAGGGGGAACCTGAGTGTTGTTTTGACTGCATCCTTTGTTCTGAGGGGAAGATCAGCAATAAGTCTG ACTCCACTGAGTGCATCAGCTGTCCAGAGGATTTCTGGTCCAGCCCCCAGCGTGACCTTTGTGTTCCCAAGAAAACAGAGTTCCTGTCCTACCACGAGCCTCTGGGAATCTGTCTGACAGCCACCTCATTGCTGGGTACATTTATCTGTGCTGTTGTCTTGGCCATTTTCACCCACCATCGTAGCACACCCATGGTGCGTGCCAACAACTCAGAACTCAGTTTCCTGCTCTTGGTGTCtctcaaactgtgttttctgtgttcactgctgttcattGGCCATCCCAGACTGTGGACATGCCAGCTGAGACATGCAGCATTTGGCATcagctttgtcctttgtgtCTCATGTATCCTGGTTAAAACCATGGTGGTTCTGGCTGTGTTCAAGGCCTCCAAACCAGGAGGTGGAGCCAGTCTGAAGTGGTTTGGTGCTGttcagcagagagggacagttcTGGTTCTAACTTCTGTTCAGGCAGCAATCTGCACTGCCTGGCTTGTCTCTGCTTCACCAGTTCCTCATAAAAACACCCAATACCACAATGACAAGATAGTTTATGAGTGTGTAGTTGGCTCCACAATTGGCTTTGCAGTGTTACTGGGTTATATCGGTTTACTGGctctcctcagcttcctgctggcATTTCTGGCAAGAAATCTTCCAGATAACTTCAATGAGGCCAAGCTGATCACTTTCAGCATGCTGatcttctgtgctgtgtgggtgGCCTTTGTTCCTGCTTATATCAGCTCACCTggtaaatatgcagatgctGTGGAGGTATTTGCCATCCTGGCCTCCAGTTTTGGTCTCTTGTTGGCTCTTTTTGGACCCAAATGTTACATAATCCTgctgagaccagagaggaacacaaagaaagctatTATGGGTCGAGCAACTACAAACTAG